A genomic region of Zalophus californianus isolate mZalCal1 chromosome 11, mZalCal1.pri.v2, whole genome shotgun sequence contains the following coding sequences:
- the TMEM179B gene encoding transmembrane protein 179B produces MALPWLQRFELLLFTAAFLCGAVAAATLTRTQGSFSGRCPLYGVAALNGSSLALAQPSAPSLCYFVAGVSGLLALYCLLLLLFWVYSSCIEDSHRGPIGLRIALVISATAIFLVLVAACILRFGTRSLCKSIISLNITISCSEAQKIPWTPPGTALRFYSNLHNAETSSWVNLVLWCVVLVLQVVQWKSEAAPYRPLERGDPEWSSETDALVGPRLSHS; encoded by the exons ATGGCGCTGCCCTGGCTGCAGCGCTTCGAGCTCTTGCTCTTCACCGCCGCCTTCCTGTGCGGGGCCGTGGCGGCCGCGACGCTGACCCGGACCCAG GGCTCCTTCAGTGGCCGCTGTCCCCTGTATGGTGTGGCCGCCCTGAATGGCTCCTCCCTGGCCTTAGCCCAACCCTCGGCCCCATCCCTCTGCTACTTTGTGGCAGGGGTCTCTGGCCTCCTGGCCCTCTACtgtctcctgcttctgctcttctGGGTCTACAGCAGCTGCATCGAGGACTCCCACAG AGGTCCCATAGGGCTCCGCATTGCACTGGTCATCTCAGCTACAGCCATCTTCCTGGTCTTAGTGGCTGCCTGTATTCTTCGATTTGGCACCCGTTCTCTCTGCAAATCCATCATCTCCTTGAACATTACAATTAG CTGCTCTGAAGCTCAGAAAATTCCATGGACACCCCCTGGAACCGCCCTGCGGTTTTACTCCAACCTGCACAATGCTGAA ACCTCTTCTTGGGTGAATCTGGTATTGTGGTGTGTGGTCTTGGTGCTTCAGGTGGTGCAGTGGAAGTCCGAAGCCGCCCCATACCGGCCTCTGGAGCGGGGCGACCCTGAATGGAGCTCTGAGACAGATGCTCTCGTTGGGCCACGCCTTTCCCATTCCTGA
- the TMEM223 gene encoding transmembrane protein 223, which produces MAALGRRWPVRLLVALRLLHDGAPSRDVLLFKHERGRFFAVLGLFCAGQGVFWASLAVAALARPPARALPPDTEPADRGRLDLRSALWRYGLAVGCGAIGTLVLGAGLLFSLRSVRSVMLQAGGKQVTLTTHAPFGLGAHFTVPLNQVSCMAHRGEVPAMLPLKIKGRRFYFLLDKAGHFPNTKLFDNTVGAYRSL; this is translated from the exons GGCGGTGGCCCGTGCGGCTGCTCGTCGCACTGCGGCTCTTGCACGACGGGGCTCCGTCGCGGGACGTGCTGCTCTTCAAGCACGAACGGGGCCGCTTCTTCGCCGTCCTCGGGCTGTTCTGCGCGGGCCAGGGCGTCTTCTGGGCGTCCCTGGCCGTGGCAGCCTTGGCCCGGCCCCCGGCTCGGGCGCTGCCTCCAGACACGGAGCCCGCAGACCGCGGCCGCTTGGACCTGCGCTCCGCGCTCTGGCGCTACGGCCTGGCCGTCGGCTGCGGCGCCATCG GTACCCTGGTACTTGGCGCTggtcttctcttctccctccgtTCTGTGCGTTCAGTGATGCTGCAGGCTGGAGGGAAGCAGGTGACCCTCACCACTCATGCCCCCTTTGGCTTGGGTGCTCATTTCACCGTCCCTTTGAACCAGGTATCCTGCATGGCCCACCGTGGTGAAGTCCCTGCTATGTTGCCTTTGAAGATCAAAGGCCGGCGCTTCTACTTCCTCTTGGACAAAGCTGGACATTTCCCCAACACAAAACTCTTTGACAATACTGTGGGTGCCTACCGCAGCTTGTGA